The following are from one region of the Actinoplanes sp. L3-i22 genome:
- a CDS encoding TetR/AcrR family transcriptional regulator, with amino-acid sequence MTTPRKRRADRQQDLIEAARRAMVLHGTDGVQVKQVAAEAGLTSGAVLYHYADLQDLLLDAHHAGMERFYEQRVRRIAEVPDPVEKLVLTVRSGLPSGSDDTDVRLLCELGGAAGRNRVYAALLTTLFDRQVSMYQTILESGVARGVFTLTDTALTIGRNLVALEDAYGYRIVARHPTIAVADAEELILSYARGVTGNPLQVTPRRAARARAKG; translated from the coding sequence ATGACGACTCCCCGAAAGCGCCGTGCGGACCGCCAGCAGGACCTGATCGAGGCGGCCCGGCGCGCGATGGTCCTGCACGGCACCGACGGCGTGCAGGTCAAGCAGGTCGCCGCCGAGGCCGGGCTGACCTCGGGCGCGGTGCTCTACCACTATGCCGATCTGCAGGACCTGCTGCTGGACGCGCACCACGCCGGCATGGAGCGCTTCTACGAGCAGCGGGTCCGGCGGATCGCCGAGGTGCCCGATCCGGTCGAGAAACTCGTGCTCACCGTCCGGTCCGGCCTGCCCAGCGGCTCGGACGACACCGACGTGCGGCTGCTCTGCGAGCTCGGCGGCGCGGCCGGCCGCAACCGGGTCTACGCCGCGCTGCTCACCACGCTCTTCGACCGCCAGGTGTCGATGTACCAGACGATCCTGGAGTCGGGCGTGGCGCGCGGCGTGTTCACGCTGACCGATACCGCCCTGACGATCGGCCGCAACCTGGTGGCGCTCGAGGACGCCTACGGCTACCGGATCGTGGCCCGGCACCCGACCATCGCCGTCGCCGACGCGGAGGAGCTGATCCTGAGCTACGCGCGC